A single genomic interval of Astyanax mexicanus isolate ESR-SI-001 chromosome 4, AstMex3_surface, whole genome shotgun sequence harbors:
- the LOC111194614 gene encoding proteoglycan 4-like isoform X1, with product MVTLQNHVLSILAKSAKSASDDIIKLFDSSFEAFSEELRKRQDEINTLRSKLEESELKSMGPNGCGPAFLCVQCGVSLNCVIPIAENPKDHNTGNQSPQIIETDISDHQPLGHVPIIESETEEDFEFEVATEEDTCYSGLMQVDKNTDCIQTVQQEQPTIHKEEINLVIFPQKRGRGRPKKQHVACLPAPKPKPVPKPVPKPVPKPVPKPVPKPVPVPASKPAPVYLGPKRGRGRPRKTEVVVTLKSQPNMFSAPEQPKNAQIQKEIESKPQPVQPSPPQTSVNHSVSKDKPQTETKVEVNKSQSKSTRSGRRGRPPRRLLDPLLIPFAGNKSILYGPKNHECEPVALTNKFKDKFVSKTVEPVPMPGKPVPMTEEPLPMPEEPVSMPGKPIPMPEEPVTMPDEPVTMTEKPVSMPEEPVTMPEEPVTMPEEPVTMPEEPVTMPEKPVPLTEEPVPMTENLEPMTEESVPMTQEPVPLDDTKKNQPYKTQPKKEKVWVKCPNCPRQYTSKVKMQAHKKVHHRKGEIPCHICGLTFIGQCQMTNHLRVHTGEKPFSCSFCSRCFPNQSQYNKHLLSHTAPDYTCEVCGLKSSQVRKSLLKAHLRCKEPCSNCASIYT from the exons ATGGTAACCCTGCAGAACCACGTTTTGAGTATCCTGGCCAAATCGGCCAAAAGTGCATCTGACGACATCATTAAACTGTTCGACAGCAGCTTTGAAGCTTTCTCCGAGGAGCTGCGAAAGAGACAGGATGAAATCAACACCCTCAGGAGTAAACTGGAGGAGTCTGAACTCAAATCCATGGGTCCAAATGGTTGTGGACCAGCTTTTCTGTGTGTGCAGTGTGGGGTGAGCCTGAACTGTGTGATTCCAATAGCAGAAAACCCAAAGGACCACAACACTGGAAACCAATCTCCACAAATTATAGAGACTGACATCAGTGACCACCAACCTCTGGGCCATG TGCCCATCATTGAGAGTGAAACTGAGGAGGACTTTGAGTTTGAAGTTGCCACTGAGGAAGATACCTGTTATTCCGGGCTAATGCAGGTGGACAAGAACACAGATTGTATTCAGACAGTACAACAAGAACAACCTACAATACACAAGGAAGAGATCAACCTGGTCATATTTCCTCAGAAAAGAGGAAGAGGACGACCTAAAAAACAGCATGTTGCCTGTTTACCtgcacctaaacctaaacctgtacCTAAACCTGTACCTAAACCTGTACCTAAACCTGTACCTAAACCTGTACCTAAACCTGTACCTGTACCTGCATCTAAACCTGCACCTGTTTACCTGGGTCCAAAGAGGGGCAGAGGAAGACCCAGGAAGACAGAAGTGGTGGTCACCTTAAAGAGTCAACCCAACATGTTCTCAGCTCCAGAGCAGCCAAAGAACGCACAAATACAAAAAGAAATTGAAAGCAAGCCGCAGCCAGTGCAGCCCAGCCCACCTCAGACCTCAGTGAACCACAGCGTGTCTAAAGATAAACCGCAAACTGAAACCAAGGTCGAAGTTAATAAGTCGCAGTCGAAGTCAACAAGGTCCGGCCGAAGAGGAAGGCCACCCAGGCGCCTATTAGATCCATTGTTAATACCTTTTGCTGGGAACAAGTCTATTTTATATGGCCCCAAAAACCACGAGTGTGAACCTGTCGCATTAACAAATAAGTTTAAAGACAAGTTTGTTTCTAAGACAGTAGAACCTGTACCCATGCCTGGGAAACCGGTACCCATGACAGAAGAACCTTTACCCATGCCAGAGGAACCTGTATCCATGCCAGGGAAACCTATACCCATGCCAGAGGAACCTGTAACCATGCCAGATGAACCTGTAACCATGACTGAAAAACCTGTATCCATGCCAGAGGAACCTGTAACCATGCCAGAGGAACCTGTAACCATGCCAGAGGAACCTGTAACCATGCCAGAGGAACCTGTAACCATGCCAGAGAAACCTGTACCCTTGACTGAAGAACCTGTACCCATGACTGAAAACCTTGAACCCATGACCGAAGAATCTGTACCCATGACTCAAGAACCTGTACCTTTAGACGACACTAAAAAGAACCAGCCCTATAAAACACagccaaaaaaagaaaaggtctGGGTCAAGTGCCCCAACTGTCCGAGGCAATACACCAGCAAAGTGAAGATGCAGGCCCACAAGAAGGTTCATCACAGGAAGGGTGAAATTCCGTGCCACATTTGTGGACTGACCTTCATAGGTCAATGTCAAATGACCAATCATTTGAGAGTGCACACAGGCGAGAAGCCGTTCAGCTGCAGTTTCTGCTCTAGATGCTTTCCTAACCAGTCTCAGTATAACAAACACTTACTGAGCCATACGGCCCCTGATTATACCTGTGAAGTGTGCGGACTGAAATCCTCCCAGGTGCGTAAATCGTTGCTGAAAGCACATCTACGCTGTAAGGAGCCCTGTTCAAACTGTGCATCCATTTATACTTGa
- the LOC111194614 gene encoding zinc finger and BTB domain-containing protein 45-like isoform X4 yields MVTLQNHVLSILAKSAKSASDDIIKLFDSSFEAFSEELRKRQDEINTLRSKLEESELKSMGPNGCGPAFLCVQCGVSLNCVIPIAENPKDHNTGNQSPQIIETDISDHQPLGHVPIIESETEEDFEFEVATEEDTCYSGLMQVDKNTDCIQTVQQEQPTIHKEEINLVIFPQKRGRGRPKKQHVACLPAPKPKPVPKPVPKPVPKPVPKPVPKPVPVPASKPAPVYLGPKRGRGRPRKTEVVVTLKSQPNMFSAPEQPKNAQIQKEIESKPQPVQPSPPQTSVNHSVSKDKPQTETKVEVNKSQSKSTRSGRRGRPPRRLLDPLLIPFAGNKSILYGPKNHECEPVALTNKFKDKFVSKTVEPVPMPGKPVPMTEEPLPMPEEPVSMPGKPIPMPEEPVTMPDEPVTMTEKPVSMPEEPVTMPEEPVPLTEEPVPMTENLEPMTEESVPMTQEPVPLDDTKKNQPYKTQPKKEKVWVKCPNCPRQYTSKVKMQAHKKVHHRKGEIPCHICGLTFIGQCQMTNHLRVHTGEKPFSCSFCSRCFPNQSQYNKHLLSHTAPDYTCEVCGLKSSQVRKSLLKAHLRCKEPCSNCASIYT; encoded by the exons ATGGTAACCCTGCAGAACCACGTTTTGAGTATCCTGGCCAAATCGGCCAAAAGTGCATCTGACGACATCATTAAACTGTTCGACAGCAGCTTTGAAGCTTTCTCCGAGGAGCTGCGAAAGAGACAGGATGAAATCAACACCCTCAGGAGTAAACTGGAGGAGTCTGAACTCAAATCCATGGGTCCAAATGGTTGTGGACCAGCTTTTCTGTGTGTGCAGTGTGGGGTGAGCCTGAACTGTGTGATTCCAATAGCAGAAAACCCAAAGGACCACAACACTGGAAACCAATCTCCACAAATTATAGAGACTGACATCAGTGACCACCAACCTCTGGGCCATG TGCCCATCATTGAGAGTGAAACTGAGGAGGACTTTGAGTTTGAAGTTGCCACTGAGGAAGATACCTGTTATTCCGGGCTAATGCAGGTGGACAAGAACACAGATTGTATTCAGACAGTACAACAAGAACAACCTACAATACACAAGGAAGAGATCAACCTGGTCATATTTCCTCAGAAAAGAGGAAGAGGACGACCTAAAAAACAGCATGTTGCCTGTTTACCtgcacctaaacctaaacctgtacCTAAACCTGTACCTAAACCTGTACCTAAACCTGTACCTAAACCTGTACCTAAACCTGTACCTGTACCTGCATCTAAACCTGCACCTGTTTACCTGGGTCCAAAGAGGGGCAGAGGAAGACCCAGGAAGACAGAAGTGGTGGTCACCTTAAAGAGTCAACCCAACATGTTCTCAGCTCCAGAGCAGCCAAAGAACGCACAAATACAAAAAGAAATTGAAAGCAAGCCGCAGCCAGTGCAGCCCAGCCCACCTCAGACCTCAGTGAACCACAGCGTGTCTAAAGATAAACCGCAAACTGAAACCAAGGTCGAAGTTAATAAGTCGCAGTCGAAGTCAACAAGGTCCGGCCGAAGAGGAAGGCCACCCAGGCGCCTATTAGATCCATTGTTAATACCTTTTGCTGGGAACAAGTCTATTTTATATGGCCCCAAAAACCACGAGTGTGAACCTGTCGCATTAACAAATAAGTTTAAAGACAAGTTTGTTTCTAAGACAGTAGAACCTGTACCCATGCCTGGGAAACCGGTACCCATGACAGAAGAACCTTTACCCATGCCAGAGGAACCTGTATCCATGCCAGGGAAACCTATACCCATGCCAGAGGAACCTGTAACCATGCCAGATGAACCTGTAACCATGACTGAAAAACCTGTATCCATGCCAGAGGAACCTGTAACCATGCCAGAGGAAC CTGTACCCTTGACTGAAGAACCTGTACCCATGACTGAAAACCTTGAACCCATGACCGAAGAATCTGTACCCATGACTCAAGAACCTGTACCTTTAGACGACACTAAAAAGAACCAGCCCTATAAAACACagccaaaaaaagaaaaggtctGGGTCAAGTGCCCCAACTGTCCGAGGCAATACACCAGCAAAGTGAAGATGCAGGCCCACAAGAAGGTTCATCACAGGAAGGGTGAAATTCCGTGCCACATTTGTGGACTGACCTTCATAGGTCAATGTCAAATGACCAATCATTTGAGAGTGCACACAGGCGAGAAGCCGTTCAGCTGCAGTTTCTGCTCTAGATGCTTTCCTAACCAGTCTCAGTATAACAAACACTTACTGAGCCATACGGCCCCTGATTATACCTGTGAAGTGTGCGGACTGAAATCCTCCCAGGTGCGTAAATCGTTGCTGAAAGCACATCTACGCTGTAAGGAGCCCTGTTCAAACTGTGCATCCATTTATACTTGa
- the LOC111194614 gene encoding proteoglycan 4-like isoform X5, which translates to MVTLQNHVLSILAKSAKSASDDIIKLFDSSFEAFSEELRKRQDEINTLRSKLEESELKSMGPNGCGPAFLCVQCGVSLNCVIPIAENPKDHNTGNQSPQIIETDISDHQPLGHVPIIESETEEDFEFEVATEEDTCYSGLMQVDKNTDCIQTVQQEQPTIHKEEINLVIFPQKRGRGRPKKQHVACLPAPKPKPVPKPVPKPVPKPVPKPVPKPVPVPASKPAPVYLGPKRGRGRPRKTEVVVTLKSQPNMFSAPEQPKNAQIQKEIESKPQPVQPSPPQTSVNHSVSKDKPQTETKVEVNKSQSKSTRSGRRGRPPRRLLDPLLIPFAGNKSILYGPKNHECEPVALTNKFKDKFVSKTVEPVPMPGKPVPMTEEPLPMPEEPVSMPGKPIPMPEEPVTMPDEPVTMPEEPVTMPEEPVTMPEKPVPLTEEPVPMTENLEPMTEESVPMTQEPVPLDDTKKNQPYKTQPKKEKVWVKCPNCPRQYTSKVKMQAHKKVHHRKGEIPCHICGLTFIGQCQMTNHLRVHTGEKPFSCSFCSRCFPNQSQYNKHLLSHTAPDYTCEVCGLKSSQVRKSLLKAHLRCKEPCSNCASIYT; encoded by the exons ATGGTAACCCTGCAGAACCACGTTTTGAGTATCCTGGCCAAATCGGCCAAAAGTGCATCTGACGACATCATTAAACTGTTCGACAGCAGCTTTGAAGCTTTCTCCGAGGAGCTGCGAAAGAGACAGGATGAAATCAACACCCTCAGGAGTAAACTGGAGGAGTCTGAACTCAAATCCATGGGTCCAAATGGTTGTGGACCAGCTTTTCTGTGTGTGCAGTGTGGGGTGAGCCTGAACTGTGTGATTCCAATAGCAGAAAACCCAAAGGACCACAACACTGGAAACCAATCTCCACAAATTATAGAGACTGACATCAGTGACCACCAACCTCTGGGCCATG TGCCCATCATTGAGAGTGAAACTGAGGAGGACTTTGAGTTTGAAGTTGCCACTGAGGAAGATACCTGTTATTCCGGGCTAATGCAGGTGGACAAGAACACAGATTGTATTCAGACAGTACAACAAGAACAACCTACAATACACAAGGAAGAGATCAACCTGGTCATATTTCCTCAGAAAAGAGGAAGAGGACGACCTAAAAAACAGCATGTTGCCTGTTTACCtgcacctaaacctaaacctgtacCTAAACCTGTACCTAAACCTGTACCTAAACCTGTACCTAAACCTGTACCTAAACCTGTACCTGTACCTGCATCTAAACCTGCACCTGTTTACCTGGGTCCAAAGAGGGGCAGAGGAAGACCCAGGAAGACAGAAGTGGTGGTCACCTTAAAGAGTCAACCCAACATGTTCTCAGCTCCAGAGCAGCCAAAGAACGCACAAATACAAAAAGAAATTGAAAGCAAGCCGCAGCCAGTGCAGCCCAGCCCACCTCAGACCTCAGTGAACCACAGCGTGTCTAAAGATAAACCGCAAACTGAAACCAAGGTCGAAGTTAATAAGTCGCAGTCGAAGTCAACAAGGTCCGGCCGAAGAGGAAGGCCACCCAGGCGCCTATTAGATCCATTGTTAATACCTTTTGCTGGGAACAAGTCTATTTTATATGGCCCCAAAAACCACGAGTGTGAACCTGTCGCATTAACAAATAAGTTTAAAGACAAGTTTGTTTCTAAGACAGTAGAACCTGTACCCATGCCTGGGAAACCGGTACCCATGACAGAAGAACCTTTACCCATGCCAGAGGAACCTGTATCCATGCCAGGGAAACCTATACCCATGCCAGAGGAACCTGTAACCATGCCAGATGAAC CTGTAACCATGCCAGAGGAACCTGTAACCATGCCAGAGGAACCTGTAACCATGCCAGAGAAACCTGTACCCTTGACTGAAGAACCTGTACCCATGACTGAAAACCTTGAACCCATGACCGAAGAATCTGTACCCATGACTCAAGAACCTGTACCTTTAGACGACACTAAAAAGAACCAGCCCTATAAAACACagccaaaaaaagaaaaggtctGGGTCAAGTGCCCCAACTGTCCGAGGCAATACACCAGCAAAGTGAAGATGCAGGCCCACAAGAAGGTTCATCACAGGAAGGGTGAAATTCCGTGCCACATTTGTGGACTGACCTTCATAGGTCAATGTCAAATGACCAATCATTTGAGAGTGCACACAGGCGAGAAGCCGTTCAGCTGCAGTTTCTGCTCTAGATGCTTTCCTAACCAGTCTCAGTATAACAAACACTTACTGAGCCATACGGCCCCTGATTATACCTGTGAAGTGTGCGGACTGAAATCCTCCCAGGTGCGTAAATCGTTGCTGAAAGCACATCTACGCTGTAAGGAGCCCTGTTCAAACTGTGCATCCATTTATACTTGa
- the LOC111194614 gene encoding zinc finger protein 485-like isoform X3, with translation MVTLQNHVLSILAKSAKSASDDIIKLFDSSFEAFSEELRKRQDEINTLRSKLEESELKSMGPNGCGPAFLCVQCGVSLNCVIPIAENPKDHNTGNQSPQIIETDISDHQPLGHVPIIESETEEDFEFEVATEEDTCYSGLMQVDKNTDCIQTVQQEQPTIHKEEINLVIFPQKRGRGRPKKQHVACLPAPKPKPVPKPVPKPVPKPVPKPVPKPVPVPASKPAPVYLGPKRGRGRPRKTEVVVTLKSQPNMFSAPEQPKNAQIQKEIESKPQPVQPSPPQTSVNHSVSKDKPQTETKVEVNKSQSKSTRSGRRGRPPRRLLDPLLIPFAGNKSILYGPKNHECEPVALTNKFKDKFVSKTVEPVPMPGKPVPMTEEPLPMPEEPVSMPGKPIPMPEEPVTMPDEPVTMPEEPVTMPEEPVTMPEEPVTMPEKPVPLTEEPVPMTENLEPMTEESVPMTQEPVPLDDTKKNQPYKTQPKKEKVWVKCPNCPRQYTSKVKMQAHKKVHHRKGEIPCHICGLTFIGQCQMTNHLRVHTGEKPFSCSFCSRCFPNQSQYNKHLLSHTAPDYTCEVCGLKSSQVRKSLLKAHLRCKEPCSNCASIYT, from the exons ATGGTAACCCTGCAGAACCACGTTTTGAGTATCCTGGCCAAATCGGCCAAAAGTGCATCTGACGACATCATTAAACTGTTCGACAGCAGCTTTGAAGCTTTCTCCGAGGAGCTGCGAAAGAGACAGGATGAAATCAACACCCTCAGGAGTAAACTGGAGGAGTCTGAACTCAAATCCATGGGTCCAAATGGTTGTGGACCAGCTTTTCTGTGTGTGCAGTGTGGGGTGAGCCTGAACTGTGTGATTCCAATAGCAGAAAACCCAAAGGACCACAACACTGGAAACCAATCTCCACAAATTATAGAGACTGACATCAGTGACCACCAACCTCTGGGCCATG TGCCCATCATTGAGAGTGAAACTGAGGAGGACTTTGAGTTTGAAGTTGCCACTGAGGAAGATACCTGTTATTCCGGGCTAATGCAGGTGGACAAGAACACAGATTGTATTCAGACAGTACAACAAGAACAACCTACAATACACAAGGAAGAGATCAACCTGGTCATATTTCCTCAGAAAAGAGGAAGAGGACGACCTAAAAAACAGCATGTTGCCTGTTTACCtgcacctaaacctaaacctgtacCTAAACCTGTACCTAAACCTGTACCTAAACCTGTACCTAAACCTGTACCTAAACCTGTACCTGTACCTGCATCTAAACCTGCACCTGTTTACCTGGGTCCAAAGAGGGGCAGAGGAAGACCCAGGAAGACAGAAGTGGTGGTCACCTTAAAGAGTCAACCCAACATGTTCTCAGCTCCAGAGCAGCCAAAGAACGCACAAATACAAAAAGAAATTGAAAGCAAGCCGCAGCCAGTGCAGCCCAGCCCACCTCAGACCTCAGTGAACCACAGCGTGTCTAAAGATAAACCGCAAACTGAAACCAAGGTCGAAGTTAATAAGTCGCAGTCGAAGTCAACAAGGTCCGGCCGAAGAGGAAGGCCACCCAGGCGCCTATTAGATCCATTGTTAATACCTTTTGCTGGGAACAAGTCTATTTTATATGGCCCCAAAAACCACGAGTGTGAACCTGTCGCATTAACAAATAAGTTTAAAGACAAGTTTGTTTCTAAGACAGTAGAACCTGTACCCATGCCTGGGAAACCGGTACCCATGACAGAAGAACCTTTACCCATGCCAGAGGAACCTGTATCCATGCCAGGGAAACCTATACCCATGCCAGAGGAACCTGTAACCATGCCAGATGAAC CTGTAACCATGCCAGAGGAACCTGTAACCATGCCAGAGGAACCTGTAACCATGCCAGAGGAACCTGTAACCATGCCAGAGAAACCTGTACCCTTGACTGAAGAACCTGTACCCATGACTGAAAACCTTGAACCCATGACCGAAGAATCTGTACCCATGACTCAAGAACCTGTACCTTTAGACGACACTAAAAAGAACCAGCCCTATAAAACACagccaaaaaaagaaaaggtctGGGTCAAGTGCCCCAACTGTCCGAGGCAATACACCAGCAAAGTGAAGATGCAGGCCCACAAGAAGGTTCATCACAGGAAGGGTGAAATTCCGTGCCACATTTGTGGACTGACCTTCATAGGTCAATGTCAAATGACCAATCATTTGAGAGTGCACACAGGCGAGAAGCCGTTCAGCTGCAGTTTCTGCTCTAGATGCTTTCCTAACCAGTCTCAGTATAACAAACACTTACTGAGCCATACGGCCCCTGATTATACCTGTGAAGTGTGCGGACTGAAATCCTCCCAGGTGCGTAAATCGTTGCTGAAAGCACATCTACGCTGTAAGGAGCCCTGTTCAAACTGTGCATCCATTTATACTTGa
- the LOC111194614 gene encoding cell surface glycoprotein 1-like isoform X2, translating to MVTLQNHVLSILAKSAKSASDDIIKLFDSSFEAFSEELRKRQDEINTLRSKLEESELKSMGPNGCGPAFLCVQCGVSLNCVIPIAENPKDHNTGNQSPQIIETDISDHQPLGHVPIIESETEEDFEFEVATEEDTCYSGLMQVDKNTDCIQTVQQEQPTIHKEEINLVIFPQKRGRGRPKKQHVACLPAPKPKPVPKPVPKPVPKPVPKPVPKPVPVPASKPAPVYLGPKRGRGRPRKTEVVVTLKSQPNMFSAPEQPKNAQIQKEIESKPQPVQPSPPQTSVNHSVSKDKPQTETKVEVNKSQSKSTRSGRRGRPPRRLLDPLLIPFAGNKSILYGPKNHECEPVALTNKFKDKFVSKTVEPVPMPGKPVPMTEEPLPMPEEPVSMPGKPIPMPEEPVTMPDEPVTMTEKPVSMPEEPVTMPEEPVTMPEEPVPLTEEPVPMTENLEPMTEESVPMTQEPVPLDDTKKNQPYKTQPKKEKVWVKCPNCPRQYTSKVKMQAHKKVHHRKGEIPCHICGLTFIGQCQMTNHLRVHTGEKPFSCSFCSRCFPNQSQYNKHLLSHTAPDYTCEVCGLKSSQVRKSLLKAHLRCKEPCSNCASIYT from the exons ATGGTAACCCTGCAGAACCACGTTTTGAGTATCCTGGCCAAATCGGCCAAAAGTGCATCTGACGACATCATTAAACTGTTCGACAGCAGCTTTGAAGCTTTCTCCGAGGAGCTGCGAAAGAGACAGGATGAAATCAACACCCTCAGGAGTAAACTGGAGGAGTCTGAACTCAAATCCATGGGTCCAAATGGTTGTGGACCAGCTTTTCTGTGTGTGCAGTGTGGGGTGAGCCTGAACTGTGTGATTCCAATAGCAGAAAACCCAAAGGACCACAACACTGGAAACCAATCTCCACAAATTATAGAGACTGACATCAGTGACCACCAACCTCTGGGCCATG TGCCCATCATTGAGAGTGAAACTGAGGAGGACTTTGAGTTTGAAGTTGCCACTGAGGAAGATACCTGTTATTCCGGGCTAATGCAGGTGGACAAGAACACAGATTGTATTCAGACAGTACAACAAGAACAACCTACAATACACAAGGAAGAGATCAACCTGGTCATATTTCCTCAGAAAAGAGGAAGAGGACGACCTAAAAAACAGCATGTTGCCTGTTTACCtgcacctaaacctaaacctgtacCTAAACCTGTACCTAAACCTGTACCTAAACCTGTACCTAAACCTGTACCTAAACCTGTACCTGTACCTGCATCTAAACCTGCACCTGTTTACCTGGGTCCAAAGAGGGGCAGAGGAAGACCCAGGAAGACAGAAGTGGTGGTCACCTTAAAGAGTCAACCCAACATGTTCTCAGCTCCAGAGCAGCCAAAGAACGCACAAATACAAAAAGAAATTGAAAGCAAGCCGCAGCCAGTGCAGCCCAGCCCACCTCAGACCTCAGTGAACCACAGCGTGTCTAAAGATAAACCGCAAACTGAAACCAAGGTCGAAGTTAATAAGTCGCAGTCGAAGTCAACAAGGTCCGGCCGAAGAGGAAGGCCACCCAGGCGCCTATTAGATCCATTGTTAATACCTTTTGCTGGGAACAAGTCTATTTTATATGGCCCCAAAAACCACGAGTGTGAACCTGTCGCATTAACAAATAAGTTTAAAGACAAGTTTGTTTCTAAGACAGTAGAACCTGTACCCATGCCTGGGAAACCGGTACCCATGACAGAAGAACCTTTACCCATGCCAGAGGAACCTGTATCCATGCCAGGGAAACCTATACCCATGCCAGAGGAACCTGTAACCATGCCAGATGAACCTGTAACCATGACTGAAAAACCTGTATCCATGCCAGAGGAACCTGTAACCATGCCAGAGGAACCTGTAACCATGCCAGAGGAAC CTGTACCCTTGACTGAAGAACCTGTACCCATGACTGAAAACCTTGAACCCATGACCGAAGAATCTGTACCCATGACTCAAGAACCTGTACCTTTAGACGACACTAAAAAGAACCAGCCCTATAAAACACagccaaaaaaagaaaaggtctGGGTCAAGTGCCCCAACTGTCCGAGGCAATACACCAGCAAAGTGAAGATGCAGGCCCACAAGAAGGTTCATCACAGGAAGGGTGAAATTCCGTGCCACATTTGTGGACTGACCTTCATAGGTCAATGTCAAATGACCAATCATTTGAGAGTGCACACAGGCGAGAAGCCGTTCAGCTGCAGTTTCTGCTCTAGATGCTTTCCTAACCAGTCTCAGTATAACAAACACTTACTGAGCCATACGGCCCCTGATTATACCTGTGAAGTGTGCGGACTGAAATCCTCCCAGGTGCGTAAATCGTTGCTGAAAGCACATCTACGCTGTAAGGAGCCCTGTTCAAACTGTGCATCCATTTATACTTGa
- the LOC111194525 gene encoding CMRF35-like molecule 5: MERFWIFLFFLSSIASGSSQRELSLQHGGTITIPCDYERQYIQHKKYWCYDAASAFNFCTVQAYANNTADRVTVTEYPDQNLFTVTMRNLQTGDTGWYWCAVEIDGGPDVHEQIYITVKSGAVPDVSVVESSVGGQEGGVVRIQCLYSAGYQSEQKQWCRSKDQWCYKVGRTHTSQNSAVQISDDKKSRSFSVEMSGLKKSDAGWYGCRVGRLEVPVYLSVSDAAPEVTKYSGTEKLIEFCVA, from the exons ATGGAGCGCTTCTGGATCTTCCTTTTCTTTCTCAGCA GTATTGCAAGTGGGAGCTCACAGAGGGAGTTATCTCTTCAACATGGAGGAACGATCACCATCCCGTGTGATTATGAAAGGCAGTATATACAGCATAAGAAATACTGGTGCTATGATGCTGCTTCAGCATTCAACTTCTGTACGGTTCAGGCGTACGCTAACAATACAGCAGATAGAGTAACAGTGACTGAATACCCAGATCAGAATCTCTTTACTGTTACTATGAGAAATCTGCAGACTGGAGACACTGGATGGTACTGGTGTGCTGTGGAGATTGATGGTGGCCCAGATGTTCACGAACAAATTTATATCACAGTGAAATCAG GTGCAGTTCCTGATGTATCTGTGGTGGAGAGCAGTGTGGGGGGTCAGGAAGGGGGCGTGGTCAGGATCCAGTGTCTCTACAGTGCTGGATATCAGTCTGAACAGAAGCAGTGGTGCAGATCTAAAGACCAGTGGTGTTACAAAGTGGGGAGGACTCACACATCCCAGAATTCAGCAGTGCAGATCAGTGATGATAAGAAAAGTAGATCCTTCAGTGTGGAGATGAGTGGACTGAAGAAGAGTGATGCTGGCTGGTACGGGTGTAGAGTTGGAAGACTAGAGGTTCCTGTTTATCTCAGCGTCAGTGATGCAGCTCCAG AAGTCACCAAGTATTCTGGCACTGAGAAACTCAT AGAGTTCTGCGTCGCATAG